One genomic segment of Trichococcus shcherbakoviae includes these proteins:
- the glgA gene encoding glycogen synthase GlgA: protein MKILFAASEAAPFFKTGGLGDVAYALPKELVKQGVDIRVVLPYYSTMPAKYKAEIKELIHFRVQVGWKSMYCGVKTLELEGVTYYFIDNQAYFDRPSLYGQMDDAERFGFFSLAICEMMEKIDFIPDVVHVNDWHTAMVPVLLVDKYHWIEAYQGIRKVITIHNIRFQGVYDPSILTSIFGTGMNIYHEAGVKYYENVNFMKGGINFSDVVTTVSPSYANEIQTQEFGEGLEGTLQYNSWKIKGIINGIDYDVNDPETDPKLEFHFSADNLTGKAANKAALQERLGLEVNPDIPLITSVGRLTDQKGYQLVQEKTEELLNARDVQIAILGTGEAQYENSFRYFAAKYPDRFAAVIDFDISLAQQMYAGADLFLMPSAFEPCGLSQMISLRYGTLPIVHETGGLKDTVVPYNSYTGEGTGFTFIDFSGYALLGTIYRALDVYENQPKAWAEMVREAMSSDFSWKEPAKDYLDVYQSLVNE from the coding sequence ATGAAAATTTTATTTGCCGCAAGTGAGGCTGCTCCTTTTTTTAAAACAGGTGGTCTCGGCGATGTTGCGTACGCATTGCCGAAAGAGTTAGTAAAACAAGGAGTGGATATCAGGGTAGTGCTTCCGTACTACTCGACCATGCCTGCAAAATACAAAGCAGAGATCAAGGAATTGATTCATTTCCGTGTGCAAGTCGGTTGGAAAAGCATGTATTGCGGTGTCAAAACTTTGGAATTGGAAGGGGTAACTTATTATTTCATCGATAATCAGGCCTATTTCGATCGTCCGTCCTTGTATGGCCAAATGGATGACGCCGAAAGATTCGGTTTCTTCTCCTTGGCGATCTGCGAAATGATGGAAAAAATTGACTTCATCCCGGATGTCGTCCATGTGAATGATTGGCATACGGCTATGGTTCCGGTATTGCTTGTGGATAAATACCACTGGATCGAAGCATACCAAGGCATCCGTAAAGTCATCACGATCCACAATATCCGTTTCCAAGGTGTCTATGATCCTTCCATCCTGACGAGTATCTTCGGGACAGGCATGAACATCTACCATGAAGCTGGCGTGAAGTATTATGAGAACGTCAACTTCATGAAAGGCGGTATCAATTTCTCTGATGTCGTCACGACGGTCAGCCCATCTTATGCGAATGAAATCCAGACGCAGGAATTCGGTGAAGGGCTGGAAGGAACGCTGCAGTACAACAGCTGGAAAATCAAAGGCATCATCAACGGAATCGATTACGATGTCAATGATCCGGAAACCGATCCGAAATTGGAATTCCATTTTTCAGCCGACAATTTGACCGGTAAAGCGGCAAATAAAGCGGCTCTGCAGGAGCGTTTGGGATTGGAAGTGAATCCTGACATCCCGTTGATCACGAGCGTCGGGCGCTTGACGGATCAGAAAGGTTACCAACTTGTGCAGGAAAAAACCGAGGAATTATTGAATGCCCGCGATGTGCAGATTGCCATCCTGGGTACCGGCGAAGCGCAATACGAGAACTCATTCCGTTATTTTGCCGCCAAATATCCTGATCGCTTTGCAGCGGTCATCGATTTTGACATCTCGTTGGCACAGCAGATGTACGCTGGCGCGGATCTGTTCCTGATGCCTTCCGCATTCGAACCATGCGGATTGTCGCAAATGATTTCTTTGCGCTACGGCACTTTGCCGATCGTGCACGAGACGGGCGGCTTGAAAGATACGGTGGTCCCTTATAATTCCTACACAGGTGAAGGCACCGGGTTCACATTCATTGATTTCAGTGGGTATGCCCTGCTCGGAACCATCTATCGTGCGCTGGATGTATATGAAAACCAACCGAAAGCCTGGGCAGAAATGGTGCGCGAAGCGATGAGCAGCGATTTCAGCTGGAAAGAACCGGCCAAGGATTATCTGGACGTCTATCAGTCATTAGTCAACGAATAA
- a CDS encoding IS3 family transposase (programmed frameshift): MTPRPRRTYTDDFKNQMVLLYQNGKPRKDILAEYELTASAFDKWVRQSQSSGSFKEKDNRTPEQEEMIRLRKENERLRMENDIFKASGADTRTKIKVIQANAGKYPVSAMCECLDIARSTYYYEAKSSPSDDESLTEEIQEIFRANRRTYGTRRIKKELSKKGKVVSRRKISRIMKKLGLQSCYTVAHYRVHQPKSNESDLGNTLNREFKTANPHGAIVSDLTYVRVGKKWNYLCVLLDLYNREIIGYSCGEYKTAELVLQAFHTVKAPLSSIQLFHTDRGSEFDNQLISKLLDTFDIVRSLSAKGCPYDNAVAEATFKSIKTEFVYQETFETIAELQIKWFDYVHWYNHIRLHSTLDYMAPVEYRRQLAEANCE; encoded by the exons ATGACACCACGTCCAAGAAGAACCTATACCGATGACTTCAAAAACCAGATGGTACTCCTCTACCAAAACGGCAAGCCGCGAAAAGACATATTGGCCGAGTATGAGTTGACCGCATCAGCTTTCGACAAATGGGTACGCCAATCCCAATCGTCGGGCTCATTTAAGGAAAAAGACAACCGTACTCCCGAACAGGAAGAAATGATACGCCTACGTAAAGAAAATGAGCGCCTAAGGATGGAAAATGATATTT TTAAAGCAAGCGGCGCTGATACTCGGACAAAAATAAAAGTTATCCAGGCAAATGCCGGTAAATACCCAGTATCAGCGATGTGCGAATGCCTAGATATCGCCAGAAGTACCTATTACTACGAAGCCAAGAGTAGCCCATCCGATGATGAATCGCTAACAGAAGAAATCCAGGAAATCTTCCGAGCCAATCGGCGTACCTATGGCACGCGGCGGATCAAGAAAGAGCTGTCCAAAAAAGGTAAAGTCGTTTCTCGCAGGAAAATCAGCCGCATCATGAAGAAGTTGGGACTACAATCCTGTTACACGGTAGCCCACTATAGGGTCCATCAACCGAAGAGCAATGAATCGGATCTGGGGAATACGCTGAACCGTGAATTCAAAACAGCCAATCCACATGGCGCAATCGTTAGTGACCTGACTTACGTCAGAGTTGGGAAGAAGTGGAACTACTTGTGTGTCCTGCTCGATCTGTACAACCGAGAAATCATCGGTTATTCGTGTGGTGAGTACAAAACGGCAGAGTTGGTCCTGCAAGCTTTCCATACAGTCAAGGCCCCTTTGTCGTCCATTCAGCTCTTTCATACGGACAGGGGCAGCGAGTTCGATAATCAACTGATTTCTAAACTATTGGATACTTTCGACATCGTCCGCTCCCTCAGCGCCAAAGGTTGCCCTTACGACAACGCTGTTGCCGAAGCGACCTTCAAATCAATCAAGACAGAATTCGTATACCAAGAAACATTCGAAACAATAGCAGAACTTCAGATTAAGTGGTTTGACTATGTGCATTGGTACAATCATATCCGTCTGCACAGCACATTGGACTACATGGCCCCTGTGGAGTACCGCCGCCAATTGGCGGAAGCAAACTGCGAATAA
- a CDS encoding inorganic phosphate transporter: MTITFSDFIDSIQTNPILLIIVVLTLGVILVNGWTDAPNAIATCVSTRSIAPKKAILMAAVFNFLGVFVMTSINATVAQTIANMVDFGNDPKLSIIALCAALFAIVLWATAAWYFGIPTSESHALIAGISGAAIALQGGFGAINGSEWIKVIYGLVLSTILGFGFGFGVSKITTAICKDKERQKTGPFFQKGQVLGGAAMAFMHGAQDGQKFMGIFMLGIFLGQGNSDTTQFIIPLWLMILCSLVMALGTSIGGYKIIKTVGMNMVKLEGYQGFSADVGAAACLLLSSIWGLPVSTTHTKTTAIMGVGAAKRLSSVNWVTVKEMVWAWVLTFPGCGLVGYLMALIFMNIF, encoded by the coding sequence ATGACAATTACATTTTCGGATTTTATCGACAGCATCCAGACGAACCCTATTCTTTTGATCATAGTGGTATTGACTTTGGGTGTGATTTTGGTGAACGGTTGGACCGATGCTCCGAACGCAATCGCAACTTGTGTGTCCACCAGATCCATCGCTCCAAAAAAAGCCATTCTTATGGCAGCCGTTTTCAACTTTCTCGGCGTCTTCGTGATGACGTCAATCAACGCGACGGTAGCTCAAACAATCGCGAACATGGTCGATTTCGGAAACGACCCGAAGCTTTCGATTATCGCCCTCTGCGCCGCTCTTTTCGCAATCGTGCTTTGGGCGACCGCAGCTTGGTACTTTGGAATTCCGACCAGCGAGAGTCACGCTCTGATTGCGGGAATTTCAGGTGCTGCGATTGCGCTGCAGGGTGGATTCGGCGCCATCAACGGATCGGAGTGGATCAAAGTAATCTATGGTCTGGTCCTCTCAACCATACTGGGCTTCGGCTTCGGTTTTGGGGTATCTAAGATCACTACCGCCATCTGCAAAGATAAGGAGCGGCAAAAAACAGGACCGTTTTTCCAAAAAGGCCAAGTCCTTGGCGGAGCGGCGATGGCATTTATGCATGGGGCCCAAGATGGTCAAAAATTCATGGGAATCTTCATGCTCGGAATTTTTCTTGGCCAAGGGAACAGCGATACGACGCAATTCATCATCCCTCTTTGGCTCATGATCCTCTGTTCATTAGTGATGGCCTTAGGCACGTCCATTGGTGGCTACAAGATCATCAAAACGGTGGGCATGAACATGGTCAAGCTGGAAGGTTACCAAGGCTTCAGCGCGGACGTCGGCGCGGCTGCCTGTCTTTTGCTCTCATCCATCTGGGGATTGCCGGTCAGCACCACCCATACAAAAACGACTGCCATCATGGGTGTTGGTGCTGCTAAACGGCTATCATCCGTAAACTGGGTCACCGTCAAAGAAATGGTGTGGGCTTGGGTGCTTACGTTTCCGGGCTGCGGTCTGGTCGGTTACCTGATGGCGCTTATATTCATGAATATATTCTGA
- a CDS encoding DUF47 family protein gives MLKRKKTKEYSYYQEFIEVSAMAVSAAKLMTSILNDYNLETLEARLKELHEIEHAADQKKHKMMSYLYSDFLPPLEREDIIDLAGELDTTIDTIEDTLIHIDIYQIHEITPEMLKFMEIIEKSALSLDEAINDLKNFKKSKVIKDAIIAINRLEKRGDSLYTRSVKKLFVEQKDALTTMATTNIYDRFERATDSFEAAANVIERIVLKNS, from the coding sequence ATGCTTAAGAGAAAAAAAACAAAAGAATACAGTTACTATCAAGAATTCATCGAAGTTTCCGCAATGGCCGTTTCCGCAGCCAAGTTGATGACCAGCATTTTAAATGATTACAATCTGGAGACTCTGGAAGCCCGGCTCAAGGAACTGCATGAAATCGAACATGCAGCGGATCAAAAGAAGCATAAGATGATGAGTTACCTATACAGCGATTTTCTGCCTCCGCTCGAACGCGAGGACATCATCGACTTGGCTGGTGAATTGGATACGACCATCGACACCATCGAAGACACGCTCATCCACATCGATATTTATCAGATCCATGAAATCACGCCAGAAATGTTGAAGTTCATGGAGATCATCGAAAAAAGCGCGTTGAGTCTTGACGAAGCCATCAACGATCTGAAGAATTTCAAGAAATCAAAAGTCATCAAAGATGCCATCATCGCTATTAACCGTCTTGAAAAACGGGGAGATTCCCTGTATACCCGTTCGGTCAAAAAATTGTTTGTCGAACAGAAAGACGCACTGACGACAATGGCTACGACGAACATCTACGATCGGTTTGAGCGAGCCACCGATTCCTTTGAGGCTGCGGCCAACGTCATCGAAAGAATCGTCCTGAAAAATTCGTAG
- a CDS encoding alkaline phosphatase family protein, producing the protein MVKRKLYIISLDAFGASDLEFAKTLPHFQEILNRSALVKEVESVYPSLTYVAHTSIATGMNPNRHGIIHNTHRQPERQSPDWYWYAKEIKKATIFDVAKKAGYTTCTLLWPVTGRSPSIDYNLAEIFPNRPWQTLVMVSAFASSTKYALEMNKKYSSLRNGIAQPELDDFVTAIAVDTIKTKQPDLMAVHLVDLDSMRHHYGVLSDQAKEAIVRMDRHLGQIIDAMKEIGIYEDTVLAVLGDHYQIDTHTVIRPNHLFLDKGWQTIDRKRNIKDWKVLAKAADGACYIYRKDVSITNKMILDALKGIEGRVETIHSAAEARKMGADENCLFILEAKPGYYFESDVLYPFMESTAKNLPDRRLHSATHGFSPKKKKYATTLMVSGPGIDKNAVVEKGNLIDEGPTILHAIGLKFPEATDGRIINKIFL; encoded by the coding sequence ATGGTAAAGAGAAAACTGTATATCATTTCATTAGATGCATTTGGTGCCAGTGACTTAGAATTTGCCAAGACGCTGCCCCATTTCCAGGAAATATTGAACAGAAGTGCACTCGTCAAAGAAGTGGAGTCGGTTTATCCTTCTTTGACATACGTAGCCCACACTTCGATTGCAACAGGGATGAATCCGAATCGTCATGGAATCATCCACAATACACATCGGCAACCGGAAAGGCAGTCTCCAGACTGGTATTGGTATGCCAAAGAAATAAAGAAGGCGACCATATTTGATGTCGCAAAGAAGGCTGGGTACACAACCTGCACGTTGCTTTGGCCGGTGACGGGAAGAAGTCCTTCCATCGACTATAACCTCGCGGAAATTTTTCCGAACAGGCCATGGCAAACTCTGGTGATGGTTTCCGCTTTTGCCTCCAGCACAAAATATGCGCTGGAGATGAACAAAAAATACAGCTCATTGCGAAACGGCATTGCCCAACCGGAACTGGATGATTTTGTGACGGCGATTGCGGTCGACACGATCAAGACGAAACAACCGGATCTGATGGCCGTACATCTGGTCGATCTGGACAGCATGCGTCACCATTATGGCGTCTTGAGCGACCAAGCGAAAGAAGCCATCGTCCGGATGGATCGCCATCTCGGTCAAATCATCGATGCGATGAAAGAAATCGGCATCTATGAGGATACTGTGTTGGCAGTGCTGGGCGATCATTATCAAATCGATACGCATACGGTCATCCGCCCAAACCACCTGTTTTTGGATAAAGGCTGGCAGACGATTGATCGCAAAAGGAACATCAAGGACTGGAAAGTATTGGCAAAAGCCGCGGATGGGGCTTGCTATATTTATCGGAAAGACGTCAGCATCACCAATAAAATGATCTTGGATGCATTGAAAGGGATCGAAGGCAGGGTTGAAACCATCCACTCGGCCGCAGAAGCCAGGAAAATGGGAGCGGATGAGAACTGCCTCTTCATTCTGGAAGCAAAACCGGGTTATTATTTCGAAAGCGACGTGCTCTATCCTTTCATGGAAAGCACCGCCAAAAACCTTCCCGACCGAAGACTGCACAGCGCAACGCACGGCTTCAGTCCGAAAAAGAAAAAATATGCTACGACGCTGATGGTTTCAGGACCCGGAATCGACAAGAATGCCGTTGTGGAAAAGGGCAATCTGATAGATGAAGGGCCGACTATCCTGCACGCAATCGGGCTGAAATTTCCGGAAGCCACGGATGGAAGGATCATCAATAAAATATTTCTATAA
- a CDS encoding SGNH/GDSL hydrolase family protein — translation MTKYKLLFIGDSITDVGRNRNNSDSLGKGYVAMIAKALADRGDSEHYQLINRGISGNRIHDIAERWHSDCVSLEPDVVTMLIGINDTWHNVGDESVFATKEGTEQFEMHYRHLLASLRKKSDARLILMEPFVFPYPEDRKTWRIDLDPKQEIVKRLAEEFDADWIGLDAYLNEIGAVEGYETLSNDGVHPTKKGHRLIADAWLKQFYEGGKE, via the coding sequence ATGACCAAGTATAAATTGCTTTTTATCGGCGACAGCATCACCGATGTCGGCCGCAACCGCAACAATTCGGATTCGTTGGGGAAAGGCTATGTGGCAATGATCGCGAAGGCTCTTGCGGACAGAGGCGATTCCGAACACTATCAGCTCATCAACCGCGGCATCAGCGGCAACCGAATCCATGATATAGCGGAAAGATGGCACAGCGATTGCGTTTCGCTCGAACCCGACGTCGTCACTATGTTGATCGGCATCAATGATACGTGGCACAATGTCGGCGACGAGAGTGTGTTCGCGACCAAAGAGGGCACTGAACAGTTCGAAATGCATTACCGTCATCTGTTGGCCTCCTTGAGGAAAAAATCGGATGCAAGGCTCATTCTGATGGAGCCGTTCGTCTTTCCGTATCCGGAAGACCGCAAAACTTGGCGGATCGATTTGGATCCGAAACAGGAAATCGTCAAACGCCTGGCCGAAGAATTCGATGCCGACTGGATCGGGCTGGATGCCTATCTGAATGAAATCGGTGCTGTCGAGGGATATGAAACATTATCGAATGATGGAGTCCATCCGACCAAAAAAGGGCACCGTCTCATCGCCGATGCTTGGCTGAAGCAATTTTACGAGGGCGGGAAAGAATAA
- the glgD gene encoding glucose-1-phosphate adenylyltransferase subunit GlgD, producing MKMNSICAILNLTEDETALKPLTHARPIASLPFASRYRLIDFNLSSISHAEIKSVGMFIAGSGRSIYDHIRSGSIWDLESGLAGGIFTYSQQMLKAVQEKNGDAPDFYQNHKEFIERSKAEYVVVMGSKILANVDIKAVMQHHLTKEGDITVLYKTVPKAFFEMRPQEKFLQIDRDEYLLHLIDAEDAPADLERLALDMNMYFMRVDKMLELIQRAELEDVQLDADKLIEHYLPEYQISTYEYTGYLADIDSIPAYFNANMEMLEKNKFSSLFHGSQNVITKVKNGAPTYYAKGAHVKNAQFATGCVIEGTVEDSLIFRKVNIAKDAEVRNCMIMQGSKIGEGAILEYCILDKNVTVGPGVTLKGTKDNLVVIEKNKTITV from the coding sequence ATGAAGATGAATAGTATTTGTGCCATTTTAAATTTAACCGAGGACGAGACTGCGTTGAAACCTTTGACGCATGCCCGCCCGATTGCCTCTTTACCGTTCGCTAGCCGTTATCGCCTGATCGATTTTAATCTTTCGAGCATCAGCCATGCTGAAATCAAATCAGTGGGCATGTTCATCGCAGGAAGCGGACGCTCGATCTATGACCATATCCGCAGCGGCTCCATCTGGGACCTTGAGTCCGGCTTGGCCGGCGGGATTTTCACCTATTCTCAACAAATGCTGAAAGCAGTCCAAGAAAAAAATGGCGATGCTCCGGATTTTTATCAGAACCATAAGGAATTCATCGAGCGATCCAAAGCCGAATACGTTGTCGTCATGGGCAGCAAAATCCTGGCGAATGTCGATATCAAAGCAGTCATGCAGCACCATTTGACAAAGGAAGGCGATATCACCGTACTCTACAAGACTGTACCTAAAGCTTTCTTTGAGATGAGACCGCAGGAAAAATTTCTTCAGATTGATCGCGATGAATACTTGCTTCATCTTATAGATGCAGAAGATGCTCCTGCCGACCTTGAACGTCTCGCACTGGACATGAATATGTATTTCATGAGAGTCGATAAGATGCTGGAACTGATTCAACGTGCCGAATTGGAAGACGTGCAACTCGATGCGGACAAGCTGATTGAACATTATTTGCCGGAATACCAAATCAGCACCTACGAATATACAGGGTATTTGGCCGACATCGACTCCATCCCAGCTTATTTCAACGCAAATATGGAAATGTTGGAAAAGAATAAATTTTCCTCATTGTTCCATGGTAGCCAAAACGTCATCACGAAGGTGAAAAATGGGGCACCAACCTATTATGCTAAAGGGGCACATGTGAAAAATGCCCAATTCGCGACAGGTTGCGTCATTGAGGGGACAGTCGAGGATTCTTTGATCTTCCGTAAAGTCAACATCGCTAAGGATGCCGAAGTGCGTAATTGTATGATTATGCAAGGCTCTAAAATCGGCGAGGGCGCAATCCTTGAATATTGCATTCTGGACAAAAATGTGACAGTCGGACCCGGCGTGACTTTGAAAGGCACAAAAGATAATCTTGTCGTGATCGAAAAAAATAAAACAATTACTGTTTAG
- a CDS encoding DUF4349 domain-containing protein encodes MKKLKLLILSLLSFSLVGCSFLTTEETSVSQQDAAGVDNVTTEISKMDGEVGSGLLIGEKVVTTVHLSYETLKYDDSIAYLKEIVGKYGAYVEYSYESSGGDMFYTTSSLTQNYRQGSYTIRIPKDSVTAFLDDLEGGLGTKTSEQQGNEDVTQYYEDTATRISVLQRKEERLLTLLEQAETVEEILTIEDSLSAAIAEREMLQSELDNIDDLIDYTALYLTVSERSRISNNQGGSAPFWGRVKDAFTDSLYSFYYWLQDAAIWFIYALPFFVAVLMLLLLLWAIKKLFGKTIWGKQRAEKQLLERKQIEERRKERFERTHPRKPGGTTVASKPTVTPPISPTDTAPSVPETPTAKNDASKETTSEAGNSEDPLEP; translated from the coding sequence TTGAAAAAACTGAAATTATTGATACTATCGCTGCTGTCATTCTCGCTGGTGGGTTGTTCATTCTTAACGACGGAAGAAACGAGTGTTTCGCAACAGGACGCTGCCGGAGTAGACAACGTGACGACCGAAATATCCAAAATGGATGGGGAAGTCGGATCGGGTTTGCTCATCGGCGAAAAGGTAGTGACCACCGTCCACCTTTCCTATGAAACGTTGAAATATGATGATTCCATCGCCTATCTGAAGGAAATCGTCGGTAAATACGGAGCCTATGTGGAGTACTCCTATGAATCCAGCGGCGGCGACATGTTCTACACGACCTCTTCATTGACCCAAAACTATCGTCAGGGCAGCTACACGATCCGGATTCCGAAAGATTCCGTGACAGCCTTCCTGGACGATCTGGAGGGCGGACTGGGAACGAAAACCAGCGAGCAGCAAGGCAACGAAGATGTCACGCAATATTATGAAGACACAGCCACGCGCATCAGCGTGCTGCAAAGGAAAGAAGAGCGCCTGCTGACACTGCTTGAGCAGGCAGAAACGGTAGAAGAGATCCTTACTATCGAAGACAGTCTCAGTGCGGCCATAGCCGAAAGGGAAATGCTGCAGTCCGAATTGGACAACATCGACGATCTGATCGACTATACGGCTTTGTATCTGACTGTTTCCGAGCGTTCGCGCATTTCGAACAACCAAGGCGGATCGGCGCCTTTCTGGGGTCGCGTCAAGGATGCTTTCACCGATTCGCTTTATTCCTTCTACTATTGGCTGCAGGATGCCGCTATCTGGTTCATCTATGCGCTGCCGTTCTTCGTAGCTGTCCTGATGCTATTACTGCTGTTGTGGGCGATCAAAAAACTGTTCGGCAAAACGATTTGGGGCAAGCAAAGAGCTGAAAAGCAACTCTTGGAAAGAAAACAGATTGAAGAGCGCCGGAAAGAACGGTTTGAAAGGACCCACCCAAGAAAACCGGGAGGAACAACCGTTGCATCCAAACCTACCGTAACACCACCGATATCACCAACAGATACTGCGCCATCTGTTCCGGAAACGCCGACAGCTAAAAATGATGCGTCAAAGGAAACAACCTCTGAAGCTGGAAACAGCGAAGATCCTTTGGAACCATAA
- a CDS encoding (deoxy)nucleoside triphosphate pyrophosphohydrolase, with protein MIKVVGAVIEKEGRIFCAKRGPGKALAGLWEFPGGKLENDETAEEALFREMEEEFSCRILVKEKLLTIKHPYDFGTVELTTLLCELNEGEPQLSEHTEMRWVNISELPELGWAPADVPTVELLLRRL; from the coding sequence ATGATCAAAGTAGTGGGAGCAGTAATAGAAAAAGAGGGCAGAATTTTCTGTGCCAAAAGAGGCCCGGGGAAAGCATTGGCCGGCTTGTGGGAATTTCCAGGAGGAAAGCTGGAAAACGATGAAACGGCTGAAGAGGCCCTTTTCCGTGAGATGGAGGAGGAGTTTTCCTGCCGAATCCTGGTTAAGGAAAAGCTTCTCACAATCAAGCATCCGTATGATTTTGGGACCGTGGAGTTGACGACGCTTCTCTGTGAATTGAACGAGGGCGAACCGCAATTGTCGGAGCACACGGAAATGCGTTGGGTGAACATTTCAGAATTGCCCGAGTTGGGGTGGGCGCCGGCAGATGTGCCTACGGTGGAGCTGTTGCTCCGGCGATTGTAA
- the glgB gene encoding 1,4-alpha-glucan branching protein GlgB, whose product MSAKMNILKELEKEMYLFNIGEHLESYRFLGSKQRTENGIEGWRFTVWAPDAKTVSLVGDFTEWKPVEMQKIGKTGGWSLFTVDAAQGDCYKYYIEDKNGKKKYKIDPYSFAYEVPPKDASVVFDMPEKKWKDGRWAANKKRKSIYQKPLNIYEVHFSSWKKHDDGSWYSFKDLAETLIPYVKEMGYTHIEFMPLMEHPLEASWGYQITGYFAVAARYGNLLELRDFVEEAHKEGVGVIMDWVPGHFCKNDYALSNFDGTPTFEYADPNRAINNRWGTLNFDLGKAQVHSFLISNAIFWLQEFHFDGIRVDAVSNMLYLDYDEGPWTPNEDGSNHNRQGIEFLKKMNTKVFERQPDTYMIAEESTAWANVTKPIEMGGLGFNYKWNMGWMNDTLRFFEMDPLFRKDNFNLITFSFMYAFNENFILPISHDEVVHGKQSLLAKMPGDRYKQFAGLRTLQAYMMAHPGKKLNFMGNEIGQFLEWRFYDQIEWGVLNNEFNPEFQHYIKTLNHLYKETKALHEVDDANTGLEILDADNSSESVLSFIRTGDKPRDFLIVVCNFTPVERRNFRVGVPYEGHYEVLLNTEMQEFGGTWTENLPEMVTSLDGMDRQPFSIEFTLPALGVLFIKPKRVFGVNK is encoded by the coding sequence ATGAGTGCAAAAATGAACATACTTAAAGAGTTGGAAAAAGAGATGTATTTGTTCAACATCGGGGAACATCTTGAAAGCTACCGCTTTTTAGGAAGTAAACAACGGACAGAAAATGGGATTGAAGGATGGCGGTTCACAGTTTGGGCGCCCGATGCAAAAACCGTTTCTTTGGTCGGGGATTTTACTGAGTGGAAACCCGTAGAAATGCAAAAAATCGGCAAAACCGGAGGCTGGTCGCTCTTTACAGTGGATGCGGCACAAGGGGACTGTTACAAGTATTATATCGAGGACAAAAACGGCAAAAAGAAATATAAAATCGATCCCTATTCTTTCGCTTATGAAGTCCCGCCAAAAGACGCCTCAGTCGTGTTCGACATGCCAGAAAAAAAATGGAAAGACGGCAGATGGGCCGCAAACAAAAAAAGAAAGTCCATCTACCAAAAGCCGCTTAACATTTATGAAGTGCATTTCAGTTCCTGGAAAAAGCATGATGATGGCAGTTGGTATTCCTTTAAGGACCTTGCTGAAACGTTGATTCCATATGTGAAGGAAATGGGCTACACGCACATCGAATTCATGCCTTTGATGGAACATCCGCTGGAAGCTTCTTGGGGCTATCAAATCACCGGTTACTTCGCGGTGGCTGCACGTTACGGCAATTTGCTCGAATTACGCGATTTCGTGGAAGAAGCGCATAAAGAAGGGGTCGGGGTCATCATGGACTGGGTTCCCGGACACTTCTGCAAAAATGATTATGCTTTATCCAATTTCGATGGCACACCGACTTTCGAGTATGCTGATCCGAACCGCGCCATCAACAATCGTTGGGGGACGTTGAATTTTGACTTGGGTAAAGCGCAAGTGCACAGCTTCCTGATTTCGAACGCGATCTTCTGGCTCCAGGAGTTCCATTTTGACGGAATCCGCGTCGATGCCGTTTCGAATATGCTTTATCTTGACTATGATGAAGGTCCATGGACACCGAATGAAGACGGCAGCAATCATAACCGTCAAGGGATCGAATTCCTGAAGAAGATGAACACAAAAGTTTTCGAACGCCAGCCTGATACCTACATGATTGCAGAGGAAAGCACTGCCTGGGCCAACGTCACGAAACCTATCGAGATGGGCGGATTGGGCTTCAACTATAAATGGAATATGGGGTGGATGAACGATACGTTGCGTTTCTTCGAAATGGATCCATTGTTCCGAAAAGACAATTTCAACCTGATCACCTTCTCATTTATGTATGCTTTCAATGAGAACTTTATATTGCCGATTTCCCATGATGAAGTGGTCCACGGGAAACAGTCCCTTTTGGCCAAAATGCCGGGTGACCGCTATAAACAATTTGCGGGCTTACGGACGCTGCAAGCCTACATGATGGCTCACCCAGGGAAAAAATTGAATTTCATGGGTAATGAAATCGGTCAATTCCTGGAATGGCGCTTCTACGACCAAATCGAATGGGGTGTCTTGAACAACGAGTTCAATCCGGAGTTCCAGCATTACATCAAAACATTGAATCATCTATACAAAGAAACGAAAGCCTTGCATGAAGTTGATGATGCAAATACTGGTTTAGAGATTCTGGACGCGGACAATAGCTCGGAGTCAGTCCTTTCCTTCATAAGAACAGGTGATAAACCGCGCGACTTCCTGATTGTCGTCTGCAACTTCACACCTGTAGAGCGTCGCAATTTCCGAGTGGGTGTGCCGTATGAGGGCCACTACGAAGTATTGCTGAATACGGAAATGCAGGAATTCGGCGGTACTTGGACGGAAAATCTGCCTGAAATGGTCACCAGCCTCGATGGCATGGATCGCCAACCGTTCTCGATCGAATTTACGTTACCCGCATTAGGAGTTTTGTTCATCAAACCAAAACGCGTTTTTGGTGTTAATAAATAG